The sequence GAGGTTTTTATATTAGTGTCAATTATTCTATGTGGATCGACCTCGGATTCATTGAGATATTATTACTTATGAAAAATATGCTCTTAAGTTTGCATTATTTTAATCGCAACAGTAGCAGATTACTATTGCtagttgacaaatttttttagacATATCGGATGGAgcaatttgtgtgtgtgtgtgtgtgtgtggagtgctaaaatagcattttaacttattttggacGCTTCAATGTGAATGCatgcttttatttatattaagtGAGGATAGGGGAAGGGTTGCCAGGAGGCCCAGAACACAGAGTCCATACCCGGAGGAAAAACACAGGTTAATAACCAAAGGTTAAACCCAGTCCTTAATTCTTCCGCTACACTATCCACGCTACACACCTCATTCTCGTATGCCCTCATTTTTAGAACCCAGTCTTTGTCTTTTGAAAGCTCTTACCAACAAAGTGAATTCTGTTCAAAGCTCTAAATGAAGCATTTCAATAACAACATAGTAAATCCACAACAAAGTAGCAAGATTTTGCCACCATTCATTTCTATtgaatttttcccttttttgctGAAATGTTTctgaataattgttaaaaagaCATGATAAGTTAATTCAAGTAACGAtactatcttttttctttttttaaatgtaaggATATAACAAAGAATGCCGTTTGAACTATGGATTAGTCCTTAGAATTCTCCCTTGCTTCTTGCTTCATCTTCCCAAGCTCCACAAGCAGTGTCAAAAGAGCCTCACACATTTCACAAGCATCAGGTTCACTAGGATTCTTCTTCCTTGATGAGTACACCATCCAGGCATGGTCAAGCTTCTTGTCTGGTCTGACGACAACTGAGCCTGGAACTTCAGCATCACGGCATGTCACTAGACCATCACTCTTCTCCCCATACCTGAGCTGCAAGTGGAGTGCACATACAGCCATGGCTGCAGATAAAGGAATCACTACAGGCACTTGACGTCCTGCTTGAACATTATCAGACTCCTCATTGCCAAAGTTGGGAAACGGAAGCCAGGGAAGTTCCGCATGGGCTATGTGAGTCATTGTGGCAAGGACACTAGGAGCTATACTTGCCTCAGAATGGAAGGAGACCAAAGGGATATTTTCAGGGAGCTTGTGTTTCATGATGAACTCCTTCCGCTTCTCATATGTGAGATCCTCCAATGCCCTTATGTCACCCTATCATACATGATTGAAATATGCCACGATGAGAACCTTAAaaggaaaactgaaaataacaaaaaatcatGTTATGCTACAGGAATTATCTACACTTCACCAAAACTACACCAAAGCATAATGAGTAACCTGGCCTGGACAAGAGGAAATAAAAGGAATGATGGAAAGTAAGAACTCagtgaaaaattgaaagaaagttTGCACAAgaaaattctaacaaaaatgGAAGCAGGGTGGCGTATACCGATGTCTATGATGCAGGAATGGAAATCTACACAAGCATGTCACAACCTAAGACAAAAAGTAATAGCATCTAACAATTCCCCATTGTGAAATTTAAGTTCTTCCTGCACGATTCTGAGATGATATCAAGCATAAATTATAGTTCTTTAGTACTTTATTACATACATAAAGGATTACTACATAAGGCatcaaatttcttcttctttttggcgcgtggggggtggggggtggggggtgagggggagagagagagagagaaagagagagagaggaaattaaTACCTTAATTAGCTTGCATATCAAGAACTCCATGATCTTCCGGGTTTCTTTGTCAGCAATCTGACCTTCATGGAGAATATCAGAAGCTAGAGGGGTGCCACCATAGGGACTCTGTACAAGTGCCAAACCAGCAACTTTGTC is a genomic window of Quercus lobata isolate SW786 chromosome 2, ValleyOak3.0 Primary Assembly, whole genome shotgun sequence containing:
- the LOC115975651 gene encoding uncharacterized protein LOC115975651 isoform X1 — its product is MVAMHTRNGFCGGWYGEIFGIACRHKASVEHNAWELKQYIEELYWGSGKRVMLLGHSKGGVDAAAALSVYWSDLKDKVAGLALVQSPYGGTPLASDILHEGQIADKETRKIMEFLICKLIKGDIRALEDLTYEKRKEFIMKHKLPENIPLVSFHSEASIAPSVLATMTHIAHAELPWLPFPNFGNEESDNVQAGRQVPVVIPLSAAMAVCALHLQLRYGEKSDGLVTCRDAEVPGSVVVRPDKKLDHAWMVYSSRKKNPSEPDACEMCEALLTLLVELGKMKQEARENSKD